A window of Halobellus sp. LT62 contains these coding sequences:
- a CDS encoding DUF7262 family protein, with protein sequence MGERHRGGPTRRRGERAQLATSLVEATVGALLILSVVAGFVWVPADATQSATELDRIAGDALAMLDAEPPESDGHSRLTAACRSPDSFAVEREALGNRLDAALPTGVFGQIETPHGAAGSPPPNGVPSGEATLSTARCTVTLRVWYV encoded by the coding sequence GTGGGTGAGCGGCACCGCGGAGGACCGACTCGCCGGCGGGGCGAGCGGGCGCAGCTCGCAACCTCGTTGGTCGAGGCGACCGTCGGGGCGCTGTTGATCCTCTCGGTCGTCGCGGGGTTCGTCTGGGTGCCCGCGGACGCGACGCAGTCGGCGACGGAACTGGACCGAATCGCGGGTGACGCGCTCGCGATGCTGGACGCGGAACCGCCCGAGAGCGACGGCCACAGCCGACTCACCGCAGCCTGCCGGTCGCCGGACTCCTTCGCGGTGGAGCGCGAGGCGCTCGGAAATCGGCTCGACGCCGCGCTGCCGACCGGCGTCTTCGGGCAGATCGAGACGCCGCACGGGGCGGCCGGATCGCCGCCACCGAACGGCGTTCCGAGCGGCGAAGCGACGCTGTCGACGGCGCGCTGCACCGTCACGCTCCGGGTGTGGTACGTGTGA
- a CDS encoding DUF6989 domain-containing protein, with protein MSKTPETASTQRFAGTSHGLSSSDRQMLGWLGVNMVVFGHVALFETPLWLTYAYNGLLYAIGVWIAFRSSAVRDIFVLGSVAGVLEVGVDAFLVSTGSLVYPDSLPMLVGSPLYMPLSWALVVTYFGYLGRRLSEEFGPLAATIGPSVAAMVLIGFFEYGAHFAGIWWYESAPLAMLGTVPAFIVVGEGLMFAALYWLVRLRRPLLGGVAFAAVISVSYVGTYVLFAALGG; from the coding sequence ATGAGCAAAACTCCAGAGACTGCGTCGACACAGCGCTTCGCCGGGACGTCGCACGGGCTGTCGTCGAGCGACAGGCAGATGCTCGGGTGGCTCGGTGTGAATATGGTCGTCTTCGGTCACGTCGCCCTCTTCGAGACGCCGCTGTGGCTGACGTACGCGTACAACGGCCTGTTGTACGCGATTGGCGTCTGGATCGCGTTCCGCTCTTCGGCCGTCCGCGATATCTTCGTCCTCGGGAGCGTCGCCGGCGTCCTCGAAGTCGGTGTCGACGCGTTTCTCGTCTCGACGGGGTCGTTGGTCTACCCCGACTCGCTCCCGATGCTCGTGGGATCGCCGCTGTACATGCCGCTGTCGTGGGCGCTCGTCGTCACGTACTTCGGCTATCTCGGCCGTCGGCTCAGTGAGGAGTTCGGACCGCTCGCGGCGACGATCGGCCCCTCCGTCGCCGCGATGGTGCTCATCGGCTTCTTCGAGTACGGCGCGCACTTCGCGGGGATCTGGTGGTACGAGTCCGCCCCGCTGGCGATGCTCGGCACCGTGCCGGCGTTCATCGTCGTCGGCGAGGGCCTGATGTTCGCCGCGCTGTACTGGCTGGTCCGCCTCCGCCGACCCCTCCTCGGCGGCGTCGCGTTCGCAGCGGTCATCTCCGTCAGCTACGTCGGGACGTACGTCCTGTTCGCCGCCCTCGGCGGGTGA
- a CDS encoding DUF7261 family protein, with translation MSRGIRSDEARTDRAQVVLVAAAVVAVAFLTMTLAYAQLGYDGDRTGAGAVEIASIDDVERSIEASFRASVRDEATTDRDSVRGDRDSAWRDRDTVVRRIRADVAGDLDRLEGVHAEADRSLVVSFDDAAASAWSEANCPDGRGRAFGPCQSIDGVVVQQRAGEFTPVAAAFRIRVVSPAESTTATVVVSAV, from the coding sequence GTGAGTCGCGGTATTCGGTCCGACGAGGCGCGAACCGACCGCGCGCAAGTCGTCCTCGTCGCCGCCGCGGTCGTCGCGGTCGCGTTCCTCACGATGACGCTCGCGTACGCCCAACTCGGGTACGACGGCGACAGAACCGGCGCGGGCGCGGTCGAAATCGCCTCGATCGACGACGTCGAACGAAGCATCGAAGCATCGTTCCGTGCGTCGGTTCGCGACGAGGCTACCACCGACCGTGACTCGGTGCGGGGCGATCGCGATTCGGCGTGGCGTGATCGCGACACCGTCGTTCGGCGAATTCGAGCGGACGTCGCGGGAGACCTCGACCGGTTGGAAGGAGTTCACGCCGAGGCCGATCGCTCGCTCGTCGTGTCGTTCGACGATGCGGCCGCGAGCGCGTGGAGCGAGGCGAACTGTCCGGACGGTCGCGGGCGGGCGTTCGGACCGTGTCAGTCGATCGACGGCGTCGTCGTTCAGCAGCGGGCGGGCGAGTTCACGCCCGTCGCGGCCGCGTTTCGGATCCGCGTCGTCTCTCCCGCGGAGTCGACGACGGCGACGGTCGTCGTCTCGGCGGTGTGA
- a CDS encoding histidine kinase N-terminal 7TM domain-containing protein, producing the protein MPWELTATSAVGFGTLLVYAVLTLVGAWNWESRCGPEVTVMFAVVGLSALAYSIQIGYDVVSTQVFWWELTFALSTAAPFLWLVFVVQYVSRAEWLTPRRAALFALEPTAMVVAIATNPIHGLVWTVPAGTTASAGSAIELAFGPLYYGHLVLAYLVVMIGMGLILLVGIRWSLVYWKQVIVLLVAPIPPFLSNIAFMLGESPVPHLDLTPFTFALTGVFIVLGLYQFDLLERVPIARQQALQVMGDGLVVLDADRTVVQVDDITRRILDPPPRVGRPIDSVFPDTPFEQLHGTTVTDGNNLAYDIRIAELTDERGDRIGYALMLRDVTSRYRYEQRLEVANRVLRHNLRNDMNVVRGYAEMVASGSEADAGRAARSILDRTEGLLTVSDKARKVSELDDSHALAPNVHDVTAIVAGVVHQARGSYSDIEFTFDSGSHVDAKLTDAGAVATAVEEVIELLAGQPGTTEIALVVDERDDVVIRIESDGPGIPEVDRETLSVGSETPLQHAEGLGMWLAYWCVTENAGTLSFGDGSENKAVDADAASVDAAPADPSTADADTGETATSVVFTLPGADS; encoded by the coding sequence ATGCCGTGGGAACTCACTGCGACGTCCGCCGTCGGGTTTGGGACGCTCCTCGTCTACGCAGTGCTGACACTCGTGGGTGCGTGGAACTGGGAGTCGCGCTGCGGGCCCGAAGTCACCGTGATGTTCGCCGTCGTCGGTCTCTCCGCGCTCGCGTACTCGATACAGATCGGGTACGACGTGGTCTCGACGCAGGTGTTCTGGTGGGAACTCACCTTCGCGCTCTCGACTGCCGCGCCGTTTCTCTGGCTGGTGTTCGTCGTCCAGTACGTCAGTCGCGCTGAGTGGTTGACGCCGCGACGCGCGGCGCTTTTCGCCCTCGAACCGACGGCGATGGTGGTCGCGATCGCGACGAATCCGATTCACGGACTCGTTTGGACCGTTCCGGCCGGTACGACGGCGTCTGCGGGGAGTGCGATCGAACTCGCCTTCGGTCCGCTCTACTACGGTCATCTGGTGCTCGCGTATCTCGTTGTAATGATCGGGATGGGGCTGATCCTCCTCGTGGGAATCCGCTGGTCGCTCGTTTACTGGAAGCAGGTGATCGTGTTGCTCGTCGCTCCGATCCCGCCGTTTCTCTCGAATATCGCGTTTATGCTCGGTGAGAGCCCGGTACCGCACCTCGATCTCACGCCGTTTACCTTCGCGCTCACCGGGGTCTTCATCGTGCTCGGTCTGTATCAGTTCGATCTGCTCGAACGGGTCCCGATCGCCCGCCAGCAGGCGCTTCAAGTGATGGGCGACGGACTCGTCGTCCTCGACGCGGACCGTACTGTCGTCCAAGTCGACGACATCACCCGGCGGATTCTCGACCCGCCGCCGCGGGTCGGACGTCCGATCGACTCCGTGTTCCCCGATACGCCGTTCGAGCAGCTCCACGGCACGACCGTCACCGACGGGAACAACCTCGCTTACGACATCCGAATCGCGGAACTGACCGACGAACGCGGCGATCGAATCGGGTATGCGTTGATGCTCCGTGACGTCACCAGCCGATACCGTTACGAACAACGCCTCGAAGTGGCGAACCGGGTGCTCCGACACAACCTCCGAAACGATATGAACGTCGTGCGCGGGTACGCCGAGATGGTCGCTTCCGGCTCGGAAGCCGACGCGGGCCGAGCCGCACGCTCGATACTCGATCGCACCGAAGGCCTGCTCACCGTCAGTGACAAGGCCCGGAAGGTGTCCGAACTCGACGATTCCCACGCGCTGGCACCGAACGTCCACGACGTCACTGCGATCGTCGCCGGCGTCGTCCACCAAGCTCGGGGCTCGTATTCCGACATCGAGTTCACGTTCGACAGCGGGTCCCACGTGGATGCCAAACTGACTGACGCCGGAGCGGTCGCGACGGCCGTCGAGGAAGTGATCGAACTGCTCGCCGGGCAACCCGGGACGACCGAGATCGCTCTCGTCGTCGACGAGCGAGACGACGTCGTCATCCGGATCGAATCCGACGGCCCCGGAATTCCCGAGGTCGATCGCGAGACGCTCTCTGTCGGGTCTGAAACGCCGCTACAGCACGCCGAAGGGCTCGGGATGTGGCTCGCGTACTGGTGCGTGACAGAAAACGCCGGAACGCTCTCGTTCGGCGACGGATCCGAGAATAAGGCAGTCGACGCCGACGCTGCGTCGGTCGATGCTGCGCCGGCCGATCCGTCGACCGCTGACGCAGACACCGGTGAGACGGCGACGAGCGTAGTTTTCACACTCCCCGGGGCAGATTCGTAA